A window of the Loxodonta africana isolate mLoxAfr1 chromosome 3, mLoxAfr1.hap2, whole genome shotgun sequence genome harbors these coding sequences:
- the LOC100666272 gene encoding small proline-rich protein 2E-like, producing MSYQQQQCKQPCQPPPVACPPKCPEPCPPPKCPEPCPPPKCPEPCPPPKYPPQPCQQKCPPTWIYQPCQQKCPPKNK from the coding sequence ATGTCTTACCAGCAACAGCAGTGCAAGCAACCCTGTCAGCCACCTCCTGTGGCATGCCCACCTAAGTGCCCAGAGCCATGCCCACCTCCAAAGTGCCCAGAGCCATGTCCACCTCCAAAGTGCCCAGAGCCATGTCCACCCCCTAAATATCCACCTCAGCCATGCCAGCAGAAATGCCCTCCTACATGGATATACCAACCCTGCCAGCAGAAGTGCCCACCTAAGAACAAGTGA